The Primulina eburnea isolate SZY01 chromosome 8, ASM2296580v1, whole genome shotgun sequence genome contains a region encoding:
- the LOC140838394 gene encoding homeobox-leucine zipper protein ATHB-6-like, producing MKRPDSSDSLGDLMSICPESTENNLMYSGEFGTIFEGLVEESKHVTEKKRRLGVEQVKALEKNFEVENKLEPDRKMKLAQELGLQPRQVSIWFQNRRARWKTKQLERDYGILQANYDSLKLNYETLHRDNEILTKEIQELKAKDNGDGKSESKVSAKQEATMVSDEEKGNLEHETVACEHNNNYVNYYGNNGSSDSTDSSAVLNDDNSPHQFLDSRNGSISCMNLSFEFSDVKASASVLEDAHNPHPQPQLVKIEEHDFLDEESCTSLFSDAQAPTLHWYSYDVWN from the exons ATGAAGAGACCAGACAGTTCGGATTCATTGGGTGATTTGATGTCCATCTGTCCAGAGTCTACAG AAAACAATCTCATGTATTCCGGGGAGTTTGGGACCATTTTTGAAGGGTTGGTTGAAGAATCTAAGCATGTTACGGAGAAGAAACGAAGATTGGGAGTTGAACAAGTGAAGGCATTGGAGAAGAATTTTGAAGTTGAAAACAAACTTGAACCTGACAGGAAAATGAAGCTTGCACAAGAGCTCGGCTTGCAGCCGAGACAGGTTTCTATTTGGTTCCAAAACCGCCGTGCACGGTGGAAAACCAAGCAGCTGGAAAGAGATTACGGCATCCTCCAAGCCAACTACGACTCCCTTAAGCTCAACTATGAAACTCTGCACCGTGATAATGAAATTTTGACCAAAGAG ATTCAAGAACTAAAAGCAAAGGATAATGGAGATGGTAAAAGCGAGAGCAAAGTTTCTGCAAAACAAGAGGCAACAATGGTTTCTGATGAAGAAAAAGGTAATCTTGAACATGAAACAGTCGCTTGCGAGCATAATAATAACTACGTGAATTATTATGGAAACAACGGATCCTCTGATAGCACAGATTCGAGTGCAGTCTTGAACGATGACAATAGCCCACATCAATTCCTAGATTCCCGAAACGGGTCCATTTCTTGCATGAATCTAAGTTTCGAGTTTTCAGATGTTAAAGCGAGTGCAAGTGTTCTTGAGGATGCCCACAATCCTCATCCCCAGCCACAGCTTGTCAAGATCGAAGAACACGATTTTCTTGATGAGGAATCTTGCACTTCTCTGTTTTCTGATGCTCAAGCTCCAACCCTCCATTGGTACTCATATGATGTATGGAATTGA